Proteins encoded by one window of Sorex araneus isolate mSorAra2 chromosome 3, mSorAra2.pri, whole genome shotgun sequence:
- the LOC101540301 gene encoding olfactory receptor 4K15 yields the protein MNDTNYSRVTEFVLLGLSSSKELQPILLIIFLILYLAILLGNCLIILTVTSDSRLHTPMYFLLANLSFIDIGVASFATPKMLSDFLVERKTISFNACLAQIFFVHLFTGGEMVLLVSMAYDRYVAICKPLHYMTIMSRRVCITLVLISWFVGFVHTTSQLAFTVNLPFCGPNQVDSFFCDLPLVTKLACIDTYVISLLIVADSGFLSLSSFLLLVVSYTVILITVRSRSSASMAKARSTLTAHITVVTLFFGPCIFIYVWPFSSYSVDKVLAVFYTIFTPILNPVIYTLRNKEMKSAMSKLKSRYLKPGQVSTLIRNVLFLETK from the coding sequence ATGAATGACACAAATTATTCTCGGGTGACTGAATTTGTGTTGCTGGGACTCTCCAGTTCCAAGGAGCTACAACCAATATTGCTTATCATATTTTTAATACTCTATCTAGCAATACTTCTGGGAAACTGTCTCATCATCCTCACTGTGACCTCAGATTCCCGCCTTCATACCCCCATGTACTTTCTCCTTGCAAACCTCTCTTTCATAGATATCGGTGTTGCCTCCTTTGCTACCCCCAAAATGCTTTCAGATTTTCTAGTTGAACGCAAGACAATTTCTTTCAATGCCTGCTTGGCCCAAATTTTCTTTGTTCACCTTTTCACTGGTGGTGAAATGGTGCTTCTTGTGtccatggcctatgaccgctatgttgCCATATGCAAGCCTCTTCATTACATGACAATCATGAGCCGCCGGGTGTGTATCACCCTTGTTCTCATCTCCTGGTTCGTTGGCTTTGTCCATACTACTAGCCAGTTGGCATTTACAGTTAACTTGCCCTTTTGTGGTCCTAATCAGGTCGATAGTTTTTTCTGTGACCTCCCTCTTGTGACTAAGTTGGCCTGCATAGACACTTATGTTATCAGCTTACTAATAGTTGCAGACAGCGGCTttctttctttgagctccttCCTTCTCTTGGTTGTCTCTTACACTGTGATCCTTATCACAGTTAGGAGTCGCTCCTCTGCCAGCATGGCCAAGGCTCGCTCTACACTGACCGCTCATATCACTGTGGTCACACTTTTCTTCGGACCATGTATTTTCATCTATGTGTGGCCCTTCAGCAGCTATTCGGTGGACAAAGTCCTTGCTGTGTTCTATACCATCTTTACTCCCATTTTAAACCCAGTTATTTACACTCTaaggaataaagaaatgaagTCAGCTATGTCAAAACTGAAGAGTCGATACCTGAAGCCTGGTCAGGTTTCTACACTCAtaagaaatgttctttttctagAAACAAAGTAA